The Rhododendron vialii isolate Sample 1 chromosome 1a, ASM3025357v1 region TATTTCCCCTGCTTACAATTAAGTTTGTTGTTAATTATCTTTCACAAGATGAGTTGTTGGAAATATGTatgtcttttcttcttcttttttccggGTAATTAcgtgtatatgtatgtgtaatCGTATATCCTATTTGCCCTGCACTAATATGATTAAGTTTGCTGATTGATTGGCATTTGTTCTGtgccccccacccccaccccaaCCCTAAATCTTGAATTGTTTTTGACATTGAAACCCATCAATTTCTTGTGTCTTAACTGTGGAAAGATCACTGGTCAATTTCATTTCTTTGAGGCCTTATATTACCTTGGCATTAAGGTTACTCTGCTTGAAGCTTCCCTAAAAATTGCAGTtaacatattttcaaaatactGCTTGGATCCCTGCTTAAAATTTATTCCTTGCAGTGGCATGTTAACACAACTCCACATTTTAGAACTGTGCATATTCAGTTTTTTTGAAAGGTGATTTTCTTCCTTTATGGGCCAGTTGGGCATACTATTGTGTTGCTTCATAATCTTGACAATATATCCTGATCAATAGATATAATCTTGACTATATATGCTGGAGTCCAACATATATCCCCGAGATGGGCAGCCGATATGTGACTGCTTTTTTAAGCCTGCAGAAAAGCTGGGTCTTGGTCCATTGAAATTTTCAACTTATGGGAGACTCTTTATTAAATGCTTAGTATTTACCAAACAATAGAACTTCAATGGCCTGTGGTTTGGCTCGTTTGGAATATCCTTTCGTGCCACATAAACAGTAGGAAGGATGTCTTATTGCAAGGATTGATGTGCAGAGGACAATGCAGTATGCACTTCGCTCGTGTGGTCTTTTTGAAATATGCGAGTTGAGTTGAAATTGCTGCAATATTTCTTTGTTATTGTTTTACTAAAATATTTACTTGCCAAAGAACTATCGTAAGATTGCTGCTTAACTTCTAAGAGAACTCACTCCCAAGCCCAAACCAACGGAGGTGTTGAGTTTGAATTGGGTAGTTTGATGGATCACTAAATTAGAGGAATTTATTTGGTTTAGTTCATGAAAACGTTATTATTATTGTGCAAGTACTTGGTTATTGTCATTGTTGGAATATTCCATTGCAGGCTAAGCCCGAGGGGAGTACATCTGGGACAAAGCGTAAAGCTGCAACTCCACCAACAGTATGTGCTACTGAGCCTCCATCAGTTAGTCCAAAGAAGAAACGCAAAGAGGAGTGGAGTTGTGCAATATGCCAAGTTAGTGCGACAAGCGAGCGAGGCTTAAACGAACACCTTCAGGGGAAGAAACATAAGTCCAGGGAGGCGGGACTTATAACGCAAAAGGCAGGCAAGAACTATGCCATTGGGCTTTTCCCTAAGAAAACTTCCAAGCCCATTAAGCTTGTGGAGCCCACCAATAATAAGAACTTGGAGCAGCTGCAAAAGTCAAAGCCCGAAGATGTAAAGCCTAATAATGATTTGGCGTTGGTGGTGTATGCTAGTGATTCGAAGAACAAGAATGGGGACTCGGAGAAAATGCAGGACAAGGATGCAGAttggaagaagattcagaagaACAAGAACAGGTTTAAGTTCTGGTGCGAAATGTGTCAGGTCGGAGCCTTTTCTGAGAAAGTGCTACATAGACATATGAGGGGAAAGAAGCATTTGGGAGGGCTCCAGAGACTTGAAGAAAAGAGCATATCTGGAGTAGCAGCTAATCTGGATGAGGCAACCCAAGTTGGTCTCAAAGATGAAGAAACGATGGAAAATGAGAATTTGGAGGGATATGCTGATGGGGAGGTTGAGGAAAATCTGTAGCCAGCGATTGATGAGGTTCATATGCTGTAGACGGATGCGGGATGAGTACGGGAAAGACAAAGACTTTGATATGAATGGGCCTTGATGGTTACTCAAGTACATTTGTTGAAAAAGTCACTGATGATGCTTAGGAACAGTCTAGAAGCTGTTGTTAATTTCCTCCACTGTATTAGTTGGTATGtatagatagaaaaaattattgaggaCTGTGCGCAGGGGTTGTAAAGTCCCTAAACGAACAAGCTTGTTTTCGACATTGAAACCCATCAAATTTGTTTTGCCTAATTGTTGAAAGATCACTGTTCAATTTCATTTCTCTAGGCCGTATATTACCTAGGCAGTTAAGGTTACTGTGCTTGAAGCTTCTCTACTAATTGCAGATAAgcatattttcaaaaaacctGCTTGTATCCCTGCTGAAACTTTCTCCCTTTGCAGTGACATGTTAACAAAACCCACATTTTAGAATTGTGCATATTCAGTTTTCTATATGGAGGATGATTTTTTCCCTTTACGGGCCAAGTTGGGCATGCTATTGCGTTGCCTCGTATAATCTTGACGATATATCCTGATCTATAGATATAATCTTGGCAATATATTTTGAGTCCAACAATATATCCTCGAGAAGGGCGGCCCATACACGATTGCTTTTTGTGCTCCAAACCCGGCCGGCAGAAAAGCTAGGTCCTTGGCCATTTACCTACAATATAGTAACTTCAATGGTATGTGGGTCTCAAAATTGGCTCGTTGGGAATACTCTTTCGTTTCGGATAAACTATTAGGATGTGTTTTTGCAAGGATTGATGCGCAGAGGGCGATGCAGTATGCACCTTGCTCGTGTAATCTTTTCGAAGCATGAGAGTTGAGTTGACATAGCTTTAAGGTTTCTTTGTTATTCCTTGCTAACTTGCCAAAGAACTAATACCAATTTTATCACAAGATCGCTGCTTAACTTCCTTTTAAGAGAACTCACTCCCATGCCCAAACCAACTGAAGCGTCGAGTTTGGATTGGGCAGTAAGAAATAGCGCTGctcaatccaaaccaaacacgTTAGTCAGTTTCGGCTTTTCGGTGCATTCCAGCCATTGCATGACATCCAACTAGAAATGAACCAAAACACCTGTACAAATTGGGTACAGAGGAAGAAAATATAGAAGAAGAAGCAAGATCCAAAAGAAACAACAGTTACGAAGTCTAGGAGGTAACAAAGCCAATTTGAGTAATTGCAGTATAAGCCTTTTACACACCGTCAAATCTGCTTGAGATATATTCATGAAATCAGATGTTCATGGTGAAACACAAATATGGTTCCTCGGTAAATATTCCTACCATTGCCGTCTATATTGGACATATAAAAGCTATGTTTTCCTTtacaacaagaagaaaagaaagcatgTAAAATCCAGTAGAAAGACTTACACGAACAGTTTTAAAGCGGGGCATATTTTTTACCCCATTCCTCCAAATACCTATTGCAATTGAAGAACAATAACTCAAACCTTCAAAGCAACCTGATCCTGCCATGAAATCTTCCTCTTTCCCACGCGATTCGGGCCATTACCAAGATTCCTACAAGCGGATAAGTTCAAATCGTTGAGGTGGTCGTCGGCTCCACCTCCGATCGATTTTTTGGTTGACTTCTCTATTCTTAATGGTTCATAAATATCCTGTGATTCCTCCTCTCCCTGAAGAAAATCATATGCGAACCCATTAGAGAAAATATATGGTATCATTTGGAAATACGTAGTTCACAAATTTCTAGGAGTTTACCGAGATCTGGTTTAAGTCGAAAACTGGAGCTCGGTTTTGCGCAACATTTTCCCTCCCGATATAAGACCTTTCCATCTGGTTTAGATC contains the following coding sequences:
- the LOC131303324 gene encoding uncharacterized protein LOC131303324 isoform X1, whose amino-acid sequence is MDSRFRAIDGRPQTYAPHPSPPNVSYFTEQARRVGYSGPNFGNTAECFRNPNPMHPMHVAVQRELEKEQIREEIIVAEKARRRALEEEVRREMMLEREMALRRGGGDGFAIFSGFEPRHSVMQHQFEGRSLEERIVLAIEERFSNSGRRAGIGGGFETVPFQRIAEPKVTEVKPTSEVCKEKVIFLAKPEGSTSGTKRKAATPPTVCATEPPSVSPKKKRKEEWSCAICQVSATSERGLNEHLQGKKHKSREAGLITQKAGKNYAIGLFPKKTSKPIKLVEPTNNKNLEQLQKSKPEDVKPNNDLALVVYASDSKNKNGDSEKMQDKDADWKKIQKNKNRFKFWCEMCQVGAFSEKVLHRHMRGKKHLGGLQRLEEKSISGVAANLDEATQVGLKDEETMENENLEGYADGEVEENL
- the LOC131303324 gene encoding uncharacterized protein LOC131303324 isoform X2, with the translated sequence MDSRFRAIDGRPQTYAPHPSPPNVSYFTEQARRVGYSGPNFGNTAECFRNPNPMHPMHVAVQRELEKEQIREEIIVAEKARRRALEEEVRREMMLEREMALRRGGGDGFAIFSGFEPRHSVMQHQFEGRSLEERIVLAIEERFSNSGRRAGIGGGFETVPFQRIAEPKVTEVKPTSEVCKEKAKPEGSTSGTKRKAATPPTVCATEPPSVSPKKKRKEEWSCAICQVSATSERGLNEHLQGKKHKSREAGLITQKAGKNYAIGLFPKKTSKPIKLVEPTNNKNLEQLQKSKPEDVKPNNDLALVVYASDSKNKNGDSEKMQDKDADWKKIQKNKNRFKFWCEMCQVGAFSEKVLHRHMRGKKHLGGLQRLEEKSISGVAANLDEATQVGLKDEETMENENLEGYADGEVEENL